The Candidatus Omnitrophota bacterium DNA window ATCGTCATTTCCAAGCGGCATCCGCCGCTCTGCCCGAAGACTGCGAATCGGCCTATTGGCTGGCGGTTTCGCATTTCGACCGAGGCGATTTTCACGAGACCGAAACGATAATCCGCTCCATTATTCTACGTTGCTACGATCCGCCTCGGACAAGCCTTCTTTTATCCAAAGCGCTGCGGCGTTTGGGAAAAACGGAGGAAGCGGCGGCGATCCTACGGACTTTTATCGATCATGGAAACAAAGAAAGAGAGATTTTATTGGAATATGGACAGGTTTGCCTTCAAGCCGGAAAAGCGGACGAAGCCTACGAAAAATTGCAAACGCTCGTAAATCTCCATCCCTCCGACGAAGAAGTACGACTGGCATTCGGCCTGGCGTGCGTTCAATCGAAGCGCTTTCAGGAAGCGATCCGCTATATCGGCCCTATGGCGGGGTGATCGATCGGAATCAGCCCAAACGGTAATTCGGCGCTTCGCGGGTTATAAAAACGTCGTGGGGATGGCTCTCCTGCAAGCTGGCTTGGGTGATCTGGGTGAATTGTCCGTTTTCCTGCAAATCGCGGATGGCGCTGGCGCCGCTGTAGCCCATGCCCGCGCGAACGCCGCCGATCAATTGAAAGACGTGGCCGGATAGGCTTCCCTTATAGGGGACGCGCCCCTCGATTCCTTCCGGAACCAATTTTTGCACTTCCGTGACGTTGCCCTGGCCGTAACGTTCCTTGCTGCCTTTCTGCATGGCGGAAACGGATCCCATGCCGCGATAGAGTTTGAAGGTGCGGCCTTCGTAGATGATGGTTTCCCCCGGCGCTTCTTCCGTTCCGGCGAAGAGAGAGCCGATCATTACAACGTCGGCGCCCGCCGCGAGGGCTTTGACGATGTCGCCGGAATACTTGACGCCGCCGTCCGCAATCAGGACCGACTTGTATCCTTCCATGGCGCAAGCGCAATCGAAGATGGCGGAGATTTGCGGCACCCCCGCTCCGCTGATGACGCGCGTCGTGCAGATGGAACCCGGCCCCATGCCGACTTTCACGCCGTCCGCGCCCTTATCGCAAAGGAATTTCGCCCCATCCGCCGTCGCCACGTTGCCAGCCACGACGATGGCGCCGGGATATTCCTTTTTCACGCGCTCGATGGCCTGGCCTACGCGGGAAGTGAAGCCATGCGCCGTGTCGATAACGAGAGCGTCCGCGCCCATTTCCAACAAAGCCCCGGCGCGCTCCGTGGCGTCTTCCTCGCTTACGCCGATGGCGGCGGCCACCCGCAAGCGGCCCAAACGATCCTTGGCGGCGTTGGGATATCTTCGCTTCTTTTCGATGTCCTTGACTGTAATCAATCCCTTGAGCGCGCCTTGCGCATCCACGACGGGCAATTTTTCGATCCGGTTTTTATGCAGTACTTTTTCCGCTTCTTCCAACGTCGTTCCGATGGGGGCCGTGACCAAATTTTCTTTGGTCATGAATTCTTTCACCGCCCGGTTCGCATCCCCTCTATCGATGAAACGGAGATCGCGATTGGTGATGATGCCGACGAGGATGCCGTTTTCCGTGATGGGGATGCCGGAAATGCGAAAACGGGCCATTTGTTGCAGCGCTTCGGCGATGGTGGAATTCGGCTCCAACGTGACGGGATTGATAATCATGCCGCTTTCGGAGCGCTTCACATGATCCACTTCCGCCGCCTGCTCTTGAATAGACATATTTCGGTGAATGACGCCGATGCCGCCTTCCTGGGCGATAGCGATCGCCAGACGCGATTCCGTCACCGTATCCATCGCCGCCGAACACAAGGGTATGGAAAGTTTGATATCCCCGCCGAAGCGAGTGGATAAATCTACGTCGCTGGGCAATATCTCGGAATAGCCGGGCAGGAGGAGAACATCGTCGAAGGTGAGAGAAACGGAAATGAATTTTTGATCGCGTTTTAACATTTTTCAGCCATTTCTTGCGTTTTCTAATAATCCTTTATTTTTAAAAAGCGGACGCCGCTTCGGGAGTAAAGGCCTATCGCCTATTTCCTTTCGAGCAAGAATCGGAAATGTATAAAAAAGTATTATATCTGAAAATTCGGAAAAGGCGGCTAAAGCGCTCGATGATTCCAATTCTTTCCGCTTTTTCGCCAAGCGCCGCTTTTGATCTTTCCCAATATAAAATAAAGGTCCTTAAACAGATTCAGGCCGACGCATCCCGCCGACCTGAATCGAATCTTCTTTACTACGATACAGTGAAAACGAATTATATCATTCGGGACTCGTTATAGGAGTTACGCCCGTAATCGGCTGGATGCCCGTCGAAATTTCCAAATCATGCGCGAAGCCGCTGGGGAAGTACAACACGTTGCCCGGCAGACTGGGAACATCGCCCGCTTTATGAATCGTTCCAAACCGGTCGAGAACGTACATGCCGACGATCTTGCCGTCTTCGCCCGGTACTAACGTCAAATCGCGGGCGGCGTCAAAGCCCAAGTTGACGAAATTTTGTTCGATGCCAGGCTTGACGAAATTGTCCGCCGCTTTCTTGCCCGCCGCATTGACGATGAAGACTTCGCCCAGGCGCGTCAGCAAGCAGAAGCCGCCGCCGTTCGGCATTACTTCGATATCTACGGCGATGTCGTAGGCGTAGAAAGGCGGATTGGCGAAGTAGGGAGCGTTAACTGACGGGTCCATATTCCCGGTCTTGGAATCTTCCCAAGGCGCCGGAAGAGGATTGCCGCTCTCGTCTTCCATCATAGTATGCACTGCGCCATAACCGTCGAGAATCGCATAACCGTCCGTTACTTTCGCGGAAGGCGCATAGACGGGCTTGGAGACGTCGGAACGATTGGGATCGATTTTAATCGGCTGATAGAGACGATTGACATCAACGCCCAACGACGCCGCTTCATCGCTGCGTTTTTCGGAATCGGGAATCACCGCGCCGGTCAATTCCACGACCCGCGTCATCACTTCGAGATCGCGAGCGATGGGGAAGCCTTCGCCCCCGGAGAACAAGAAATAGGGCGCCAACCGGCTTTTCGCGTTGCCATCATTATCCAATCCGTCGTAATCCGTTTTGTAAACCGGTTTGAACTGGAAGAGATCGAAGAATTTATCTACGCCATCCGCATTGTCGGAAATCAGCTTCATAACTTCAGCGTTGTTCACGTAATGAACGCCGGCGAAAGCGTCCAGAATATAGTAACCTTGGAAGGCGTTCGTCATTGACCGCCAATCCACGGCGACTTCCATATCGCGGGCTACGCCGCCTTCTACTCCGGGAATGGAAACGTCAAAACCGAAGTAGGGCATAAAGGCCGGAGCGCTGGGATGTTCTTCGTTGTATTTCTTCATATCCGCCAAGTAATCCATCTTCGGCGCGCTTCCCGGCCCTTCGGCGGGCATAGAAGGCCCGGTGATCATTAACGGATGTACTCCCGCGTATTTGTCCAGCGTATAGATGCCCGTCAGTTCGTCTCGGCTATTGGCTACGACTTCCAAATCGCGGAAGGCGTCGAATCCCAAGTTAAACATATCGAATTGAGTGGGTACGCCATTTTGATCTACTTGAAACAGAGGAACCTCGGCGGGATCCAGCAGTTCCCCATGCGCCGTGCGAATGACGCCGTAAGTATCCATGCCGACTGCGCCGTTGATATCGGGAGAAGCGTTAAAATCGGAGACGTTTTTCGCGCCGTCGAACATACCGGCGGGCGTCTCAGCGCCTTGACCTGGCGCCCAGGCGTCGCCGAAATGCATCCGCACCCAATCGATTTCCATTTTCTGGGTGCTGCCGCCCGACGTGCGGCGGAAGGCGATTTCGCCGAATTCGCCCGTGGAAATGTCGTCCGTCCGATCGCTCTCGTAAACGAGAGTGCTGTTCACCCAACCTCTGATCAAGGAATGCTTATCGCCGGGAACATCGTCGATGATAACGAGGCGTATGATCACCCATTGATTGAAGCCGCCGGTGCGGACGTCTTTCACTCCGTTGCCGTTGCGGGAATCGTTGGTTTGTCCGAATTCCCAACCCGCGGCGCCTTCCGTATCGCTGACGGCGACATGGCCTAACGTCCAGTAATTTCCCGCTGAGTTGGTGATATCGATGACGGACTTTTGGGAATTGGTGCCGAGGTCCTTGATGCGAACCGCCAGGGTCATGCGCCCGTTCCACTTGCTGTAGATGTTTGTCCCGAACAGATAACCGCGCGCCCAGTTGCTTGCGCCCGGGGCGTTGGGATCGTCAGCGTTGTCGTCGAGGCGCGACCAAATGCCGCCGTCCTGGGCGTCGGCGCGGAATTTAATTTTTTCGTAGATCGGGCGGCCGTTGGTTTCCCCCGAACGCGGCTGCCAATCCGTTCCGCCTTCATCAACGATGGTTTGCGGCAACTTGCTTCCATCGTAGACAAAATCCCAGCTGCCGGTCTGGGCGAATGCGCCGGGAACCGCCAGCAGCGAGAAACATGCGATTCCACAAAAAATATATACGGGGAGCCTTGCTCTTTGACCGAACACAGTACCTACCCTCTCATTATTCTTTTTCATAGTAGTTAAATCTTTCTGGGTTCGATTATTTACAAAGTAATTGGTCATTTGAACCCCCTTTATTCTGGGTCAGAAGTATTCTCTAGTCCATTGAACGGGTTCGGAAAGCGCAAGAGCGCCCATATAAAATACTTTATTAATAGAAGAAAAATGCGCTAATGTCAAGAAAAAAAAAGGCTTTAGGACAATTTTCGTCAAAATAGAATTGACTTTGAATTCGCCTTCATCCCATGTCCTCAACCGAAAATCAAGCCGATAGGCTCTTTGTACAATATCACATTTTTCCGCATAAAGAAACGTCTGGAGCATTTCTTTTTGCAAAAGAATCCTCATTCCCATCGAAATTTTAGATATAAGAGCGAGTTAACGCTCGTTTTATCCAGAAAATTCCGTCTTTCGCAACGTCCGGCTTCGTCCCTTGGAGCGGTCTGTCTTTGCGGCGCCGACATCCGAATGGAGATAGACCTCGATTACTGTTTCGGCATCCGGCGATGCGCCGCCTTGATTCTATATCTTTTTCCAGGAAACTTTAGCATAATTCAGAAAAAATTTAAATATCCCATACTCTATAAATTACATTAACCCAAATTTCGCGGAAAGAAAGCGCGATCCTCGTTAAGACGCTGTTTCCATTATACAAACGGAGAAAAAAAATGATAGACCAGAATGCGCAGAAAGATATAGGAATCCAAGCGGCTTCCAACAATCGTCTTCCGGGAGCGGAGGAATCCGGCGTCCGCGCATCTCAACTTTGGTTAGTTTTTTTTTCCATCGCCCTGTTTTTCTATCTTTTTTTGTCCATCGGGAGCATCAACGCCAGATATGTAGATTATGGAGACGGCAATTACCTCTATCTATCTTGGCGGATGGCGGAAGGCGAGCGATTGTATCGCGATATTCCCAGCCCGCAACCGCCGCTGCATTTGTTTCTCGGCGCTCTCTTGGTGAAATTGGGAGACGGCGACGCCGGCATAGTGCGTTTGTGGCAAGCCGTACAACATTCGTTGACGGCGTGTTGCGTCCTCGCCATCGCGCTGCGGGCGTTCGCCAGCCTCGAAATCGCTTGTCTGGCGGGCGCCATCTATATCTTTCTTCCCGAAGGAGTCTGGTGGGCGGCAGGTTATCAATCGGAACCTTTGTTAATTTTATTACAGTGTTTCAATCTGCTTCTTCTTTTGAAAGCGTTTCAATTCGAGCGTCCCTCTCCGTCACTATACGCCGCCGCGTTCGTCTCCGTTCTATGTTGTTTTACGAATATGACGGCGCTTCCCTACGCGGCGCTGCAATGGTTCTTCGTTTGGCTTCTTTACCGCCAAGGCTTTTGGCGCTATACCCTTGCCTTGCTTGTTCCGGGATTTTTGTTGTTGTCGATCATGCTTGTCTACAGCGAAGGCCAATACCTTGAATACGTCTTCTTCCAGCAAGTGGGTACCTATCCGATGGAATCGCTTAAGGGAACTTTGAGTTATTTCCTCGGCAAATTGAATCAGGAAGGGGGGGATATTCTCTTTTACGAGGGGGGATTCGTTTTCGCCGCCCTGTCGGGCTTGTTTCTGTATTCCGGGGACGAACGTTGCGTTTATGCAAAACCATATATCTTATGGTGGGCGATTTTTTCACTCGGTTCCATCATTTTCGTAACGAAGGGCGGAACAGTGGAATACATCTTCACGATCGGCGAACCGGCGGCGGCGATTTTTTCCGCTTATTTTTTAGCGAATCTTTTCCTTGCTTCCGGCTTTCCCAACCGATGGAGAGAACTATTCGGCGATACTCTCGCGTTCGGCAAATTCGTTCTCGCCGTTTGCTTGTTTCTCCCGGCTGTGTTCATGAAGCCGCTGACGCTGTTGAATTGGACATTCTCCAACGCCGTTCGTCCCATGGAAATCGAAACGAAACAGGGCCGCGTCCAAGCTAACCGTTCCGTCATCTTCGAAATTCCCGGCGATGAGATGGAATGGACGGCGAAGTATATTAGAAAAATGTGCCCGGAAGATAAAACCATTATCTCGCCGCCATATTACGCTTTTTTGGCGAAAAGAAAAATAACGGAAAACGCTACCTGCCTCTTCATGATGGCCCATGCTTATTTCAACGAGTGGGCGCGGTTGAAGAAAACGCGCAACCTGACTTTGGATCTCCCGTCCTTGTCGGATATGAATTACGCCCTTCATCCCAGCATCCCCGCCTATAGCGAAGAATCTCTGCGCCATCTCGTGGCCATGTTCGATCAGGACGCTTCGCTGCGGCGGGAGTATCCCGTCATCGCGAAATTTTTGGAATTGCGGCGTCAGATCATGAGCAAAAAAGTCGCCTTGATTCTCAAAAACTCGAATCATTTCTATTTTCTTGTTCCTCCGTTGGACGAAGCGATTCGGAATTCGTGCCGAATCGCCGACGAACAACCCATCATCTCGTTCAACGGCGATCAGCCCCCCGCCCTTCTTCCGCGCGAAGAGCGAATTACGGCTTA harbors:
- the guaB gene encoding IMP dehydrogenase, giving the protein MLKRDQKFISVSLTFDDVLLLPGYSEILPSDVDLSTRFGGDIKLSIPLCSAAMDTVTESRLAIAIAQEGGIGVIHRNMSIQEQAAEVDHVKRSESGMIINPVTLEPNSTIAEALQQMARFRISGIPITENGILVGIITNRDLRFIDRGDANRAVKEFMTKENLVTAPIGTTLEEAEKVLHKNRIEKLPVVDAQGALKGLITVKDIEKKRRYPNAAKDRLGRLRVAAAIGVSEEDATERAGALLEMGADALVIDTAHGFTSRVGQAIERVKKEYPGAIVVAGNVATADGAKFLCDKGADGVKVGMGPGSICTTRVISGAGVPQISAIFDCACAMEGYKSVLIADGGVKYSGDIVKALAAGADVVMIGSLFAGTEEAPGETIIYEGRTFKLYRGMGSVSAMQKGSKERYGQGNVTEVQKLVPEGIEGRVPYKGSLSGHVFQLIGGVRAGMGYSGASAIRDLQENGQFTQITQASLQESHPHDVFITREAPNYRLG